The nucleotide window cCCAGCAGACGGTTTAGCCCATTTTACCCATGAAACTTATGATCAGAGAAGGCTGGGACCAAGCCTGAGATCCCCTGGGATCGCCCTAATGGTGAAGGTCCCCGTCCATCCCCCAGACATGCTCATGGAGGGCATGTAAGGGAGAGTGGCTCAGCCCCACAAAAccctggggagggaagagaatGGTTCCCTCAGCCCAAATGAGTGTAACGTGGTGATGGACAGAGTCCAGGATGTCAATGAGATTGAAGTGCAGCCAGAGATGAGGTGCCCCGTTGCTGTTTCGCTGCACATCTCTTCACCTGCGGCTTCTGCTCCTGTTTCTCCAGGTTGGGTGACTCTGGCCTCTGCCGACCACCATGGATTGGAAGACTCTGCAGGCGCTGCTCAGCGGGGTCAACAAGTACTCGACGGCCTTTGGCCGCATCTGGCTCTCCGTGGTCTTTGTCTTCCGAGTGCTGGTCTACGTGGTGGCAGCCGAGCGGGTCTGGGGGGATGAGCAGAAGGACTTTGACTGCAACACGCGGCAGCCGGGCTGCACCAACGTCTGCTACGACCACTTCTTCCCCATCTCCCACATCCGCCTCTGGGCCCTGCAGCTCATCTTTGTCACTTGCCCTTCCCTCCTGGTCATCATGCACGTGAGCTACCGGGAGGACCGCGAGAAGAAGAACCGGGAGAAAAATGGGGAGAATTGCCCCAAGCTCTACAGCAACACGGGCAAGAAGCACGGTGGGCTGTGGTGGACGTACttgctcagcctcttcttcaAGCTTATCATAGAGATCTTGTTCCTCTACCTCCTCCACAAGATGTGGGACAGCTTTGACTTGCCACGGCTGGTCAAGTGCTCCAACGTGGAGCCCTGCCCCAACATTGTAGACTGCTACATCGCTCGGCCAACTGAGAAAAGAGTCTTCACCTATTTCATGGTCGGAGCCTCCTCCATCTGCATCATCCTCACCGTCTGTGAGATCTTCTACCTCATCTTCAAGCGGGTTGTGCAGAGCACACGGAAGTGGAAGAAGTCCATCAAGCGCTCCGTCAGCTACAGCAAGGCCTCCACCTGCCAGTGCCACCTCAAGATAGAGGAGAAGGACAACAAGTCCCAGACGAGGTGTGTAGCAGCCCTGTGAGCCTGGGCTCCCAGTGTGACTGCTGTctgacagggtgctgggaggggaagagggagggagtCGTGTCCAAGGATGGCTGGCCCCAGCGGTGACCACCAGTGATGCCATGATAGGTGGCATAGGTCTTCGATGGCTCTAAAGGGGAAGGGGACACATCCATGAGAACTCTCCTGCTTTGGGCATGTCCCCAGGTGTCCCAGCAGTGTAGGCATGCTCAGTGGCATATGGGTGCTGGCTGCCTAAGTCATGCCTGAGGATGTCTGTTCTTTCCACAGAGGCGAGGAGCTGTGAGGTCACCCATCCCAGCTGGTTCACCTTCCCCTTGGCCCAGCAGCTTTCCAAGCCTGCCAAGTCCCTGAACCCTCGAGAGCTGACCCATGTGAAAAATAACTAAAGCAAACAGACTAAAGCCCCTCGAGAGAGGCCTGTGGGTGCCTGAGCAGATGCAGGTAAGGTGAGGGCagccccagagctctgctggctgcacgtggtgctgctgcagggcttggaCATCTCCACCAAGGCACCAAGGCCACGCACCGAGCAGCCCTGCCAtggcagccagtgctgccagcccagcagtgaGCCCAGCCATGAAGGGATGAAGCCATTGATTTGAAGAGGACATGGgactggggctggcagggggagcATGGAGGCTCCTGTATCCCAACAGCTTCTCTTGGGTCctccagctggggcaggggcagctttTCCCGCCTTGCTCATGCAAGCTCTGTGCCAATGTCCTGCCCAAGTGGCTTTACTGTGTCCCTCAGTGCCTTTGTGTGTCCCCTCACCTCAGACAGACCTGTCACGTGCAGCATCAGCTACAGATCCACCAGGCCAATAAACCCAGTGCTGTGTGCAGACACTGGGACCTGCTCTGCACACTGTACATCGAGGGGACTGGTGAGGGCAGAAGAAATGGACTCGTGGAGGTGCCCCAGGAGCCCCTGGCCGGGTGCTCCTcactccagcccagccagggcagcGTGGCTGAGCCCCTGGGCCTTCATGTCCAGCCCCTGCCCACTccacctcctcccagcttgTCTCGCCTCCTTAACCTGTAACCCACCAGAGCTGCACGCTGGCCCCGAGGAAATCAAGGAGGGATCAGCATCAATTATTTACTAAACCTTAATAAATATTAcaataaatagaaattatttccatttaatcTCTCCTTAAGCAGTGGTATGTGGAGGGTCTGCTGGTGCTCTGGCCCATAGCTGtggctctgctcagcctggccGTGCTCCCCCAGACCCTGGAGTGTGTCATGGTGTGCGCAGACAGAGCTGGGGCTCGTGCCACTGTGAGAGACCATGGCACCAGTGCCCACACTGCCGGCAGGGTGATGTGTCTCTGTGCCAGGACACAGAAAAAGTGCTTCCAGCACTGACTTGGGCAACCCAAGCACCGTGTCACCTCGggtgccagccctgggcacagggcaagctgtgccaggggaaaGATGCTCCAGGAGGTTGAACAGCACAAAGTGTCTGACTGGGAGGCAGCTCTGGCACTGGCACGGGTCAGCTTTGGCTGCATGGCTCACTGGGGCTGAAGCCCACGCTGGGCATGGTGCTCCTGGGGGGTAAAGCAACGTGGAAACCACACACCTGTGGGTGAGGGCAGTGCCAGGTCCTGTGTGGTTcaggagcagctccccagaGGTGGTCGTTTCCACTCACTGAGGGCTGGTGGGGCACAGAGTATCACTGGCTGGGGGGGCGGGCATGGAACTcgggcagccacagcccagggATGTTGGGCAGGGGAAACAGTACCCATGGTGGGCCAGGAGGTGGACACTGGGCTCCTCAGCACCCTGGTGCCATGGCAAGGAGTGTGGGTGTTCCCTGAAGCATGgcaattattttatattaaacatCATTACTCTGGTCCACGTCTGATCTCCACTCAGCCCCGGCACTGTCGGTGAGGAGGAAATGCACATCCTGTTATGGGAGAGGCGGCAGCTCCCGGTTGTGTGTGTTCTGGTTTTGGGAGCCCAAGTCCCCATCTGTCCCCTCACAGCCCACACAAAGTGTGCCAGCCCTTGGTGGCGGCTACAGGACAGGGAGGAGGGCACACACAGGGGGTTTGTCCCACCGAAGTCAGCAGGATTTAAGTCTATTCATAAAATATCGGCCCCATCTGAGCCCACACACAGCAAAGCTTCGCTGAAAACCCTGTGGAAGGTCCCAGCCCCGGAGACCGGCCAGAacgcggggctggggcagcgcCGGGCTCCGGGGTGGCCCCGGTGTCACTCCGGTGTGGCTCCAGCACCACCCAGCGCCCATCGCACAGACCCGCGGCGGGACCCGGCCGGAGCGGGCAGGGAACTGGGCAGGGAACTGGGCAGGGAACTGGGCATCCCCGGGGCCACCGGCCGCACGCCTCGGGGCATCCCCCGGCCCTGCTCCCCCGGAGCCCCCACGGCAGGGGCTTTAGGGGCACGCAGTCGGGTGACCTGCTCAGGGTCTCACCACCATGGGCAGGGTCCGCGCACGCCGGGTGGGTCTCTGTCCCGTTCAGCGCGTTCGTCCCGGTGGCGAAGCCCCGGCCAC belongs to Apus apus isolate bApuApu2 chromosome 21, bApuApu2.pri.cur, whole genome shotgun sequence and includes:
- the GJB3 gene encoding gap junction beta-3 protein isoform X1; translation: MDWKTLQALLSGVNKYSTAFGRIWLSVVFVFRVLVYVVAAERVWGDEQKDFDCNTRQPGCTNVCYDHFFPISHIRLWALQLIFVTCPSLLVIMHVSYREDREKKNREKNGENCPKLYSNTGKKHGGLWWTYLLSLFFKLIIEILFLYLLHKMWDSFDLPRLVKCSNVEPCPNIVDCYIARPTEKRVFTYFMVGASSICIILTVCEIFYLIFKRVVQSTRKWKKSIKRSVSYSKASTCQCHLKIEEKDNKSQTRCVAAL
- the GJB3 gene encoding gap junction beta-3 protein isoform X2, whose protein sequence is MDWKTLQALLSGVNKYSTAFGRIWLSVVFVFRVLVYVVAAERVWGDEQKDFDCNTRQPGCTNVCYDHFFPISHIRLWALQLIFVTCPSLLVIMHVSYREDREKKNREKNGENCPKLYSNTGKKHGGLWWTYLLSLFFKLIIEILFLYLLHKMWDSFDLPRLVKCSNVEPCPNIVDCYIARPTEKRVFTYFMVGASSICIILTVCEIFYLIFKRVVQSTRKWKKSIKRSVSYSKASTCQCHLKIEEKDNKSQTRGEEL